The proteins below are encoded in one region of Legionella antarctica:
- the ribF gene encoding bifunctional riboflavin kinase/FAD synthetase, translated as MKLLRGVQHLAEFDNGVVATIGNFDGVHLGHQNLIKSLKDKAREMNLPMVLILFEPQPREYFQKDMAPARLSSLREKLDMLKQCQVDYVYCIKFDSKLAQTTASDFAMLYLFNVLKVKYLLVGGDFRFGKNRSGDVNLLRTLGAPYDCQVETYEDFCFQSARVSSTKIRSALEQGNLDLTEKLLGRSYILCGRVIRGDGRGRQWGIPTANLSLHRLLLPLQGVFVVQAYRGRKLVHGVANIGKRPTVDGTKNILEIHLFDFNDSIYGELLQVFFLHKLRDEVKFTSVDALIAQIHNDIAAAKAFLNVNVQ; from the coding sequence ATGAAATTGTTGCGTGGTGTTCAACATCTAGCTGAGTTTGATAACGGCGTAGTAGCTACTATTGGTAATTTTGATGGTGTTCATTTAGGACATCAAAATCTTATTAAATCATTAAAAGATAAAGCCAGAGAAATGAACCTGCCTATGGTTCTGATATTATTTGAACCACAACCGCGAGAATATTTTCAAAAAGATATGGCACCGGCAAGACTATCCAGTTTAAGAGAAAAACTGGATATGTTAAAACAATGCCAGGTTGATTACGTATATTGTATTAAATTTGATAGTAAATTAGCTCAAACTACAGCATCTGATTTTGCCATGTTGTATTTATTTAATGTCTTAAAAGTAAAGTATCTTCTGGTTGGTGGAGATTTTCGGTTTGGAAAAAATCGATCAGGTGATGTGAATTTGCTAAGAACGCTGGGTGCGCCCTATGATTGCCAAGTGGAGACATATGAGGATTTCTGCTTTCAAAGTGCAAGAGTTAGTTCTACAAAAATCAGATCGGCACTTGAGCAAGGCAATCTCGACTTGACTGAAAAGCTTTTAGGCAGATCGTATATCTTATGTGGCCGTGTAATACGTGGGGATGGAAGAGGACGACAATGGGGTATTCCTACTGCTAATCTAAGTCTTCACCGTTTATTATTACCGCTTCAAGGTGTTTTTGTCGTGCAGGCCTACCGAGGAAGGAAGCTAGTTCATGGCGTAGCTAATATTGGCAAGCGACCAACAGTTGATGGCACTAAAAATATTTTGGAGATACATTTATTTGATTTTAATGACTCAATTTATGGGGAGTTATTGCAAGTATTTTTCTTGCACAAATTGCGTGATGAGGTTAAATTCACATCAGTGGATGCTTTAATTGCGCAGATTCATAATGATATTGCGGCGGCTAAAGCATTTTTAAACGTGAATGTGCAGTAG
- a CDS encoding universal stress protein: MYKRVLFATDFDEVGVLAAHKAKKIADENGADLILVHVVEPIPAYAYPGFAGFAEVELSIREQAEKELDELAEKLGVDAKHRFIEFGSTKNEILRVANEHKIDLIVTGSHGKHGLSLLLGSTANAILHGAECDVLIVRPKVAH, encoded by the coding sequence ATGTATAAGAGAGTTTTATTTGCTACTGATTTTGATGAGGTAGGAGTTTTAGCAGCCCATAAGGCCAAAAAAATTGCTGATGAAAATGGTGCTGATTTAATTCTGGTTCATGTTGTGGAGCCTATTCCCGCTTATGCATATCCAGGGTTTGCTGGCTTTGCTGAAGTTGAATTGTCTATTCGTGAACAAGCTGAAAAAGAACTTGATGAACTTGCTGAAAAATTAGGTGTTGATGCCAAACATCGATTTATTGAATTTGGTTCTACTAAAAATGAAATATTAAGAGTGGCAAATGAACATAAAATAGATTTAATTGTTACAGGAAGTCACGGTAAACATGGACTCTCTTTATTACTAGGCTCTACTGCTAATGCAATTTTACATGGTGCAGAGTGTGATGTTTTGATCGTACGACCCAAAGTAGCTCATTAA
- the pnuC gene encoding nicotinamide riboside transporter PnuC, which translates to MFFDLFGASVSLISTYYFIRLNSKAWPVGMIATVINSWLYWHKGIYADMLLEFFYFLSMVYGWYKWQKKLPRCITSAQSSLGYLRPLQWILLCVLFVMLYISIYFLLATFTHSTVALLDAATTSLSLVAQWLMCHKIIITWILWFITDALYAVMYLSKSLPFHSILMIIYTFMAIAGYLVWERRYKTILPASPDTSELNPHLKDQTLV; encoded by the coding sequence ATGTTTTTTGACTTATTCGGTGCATCAGTTTCATTAATATCTACCTACTATTTTATTCGCTTGAATAGTAAAGCCTGGCCTGTTGGTATGATAGCTACCGTTATAAACAGCTGGCTTTATTGGCATAAAGGTATCTATGCCGATATGTTATTGGAGTTTTTCTACTTTTTAAGTATGGTTTATGGCTGGTATAAATGGCAAAAAAAACTGCCTCGGTGTATAACCTCTGCTCAAAGCTCCTTGGGCTATCTTAGACCGTTGCAGTGGATTTTATTATGTGTACTTTTTGTTATGCTTTATATATCAATTTACTTTTTGTTAGCAACGTTTACTCATTCAACTGTAGCGTTACTTGATGCGGCCACTACCTCACTCAGCTTAGTAGCCCAATGGTTAATGTGTCATAAAATCATCATTACATGGATACTATGGTTTATTACTGATGCCTTATATGCAGTAATGTATTTAAGTAAGAGTCTTCCTTTCCATAGTATCTTAATGATAATTTATACCTTTATGGCAATTGCCGGCTACTTGGTCTGGGAAAGGCGGTACAAAACAATATTACCCGCCTCACCGGATACCTCTGAGCTTAACCCACACTTGAAAGACCAGACATTGGTCTAA
- a CDS encoding AAA family ATPase codes for MKEGKTQFDATANQPRMLFKPGSWLAKIDFINHLILFNNVLIAVLSEKEGGKTSFNALLQNNLDLQIKSIAMTVKPPCDREAIINDIATQLHLNNDAQTNMTSIVAQVNERKAHVLLVIDDAQHLPETLIKEAMLAIKNQDDFGFFHLCLISDYSVVATLNSLAADHFNNLVHTIELGSLNESETRTYVLQRAMGAHLINKPLTDTQFKQFYQLTKGNLAKINSSLEAFVFNCSSQKKNNKTLVLKRTSLAIVATLTVGISYLYFDGNPYVTDVFRASTFVQKEEISQDITHPEQFPSHIASWQDSSIRQLVHYALPKKQVLDGMEFDEDNLKGLALVDKVVVIPTIKPKSIHDEPVSLVGRKVAESKLVAFREHSMVVKKPDTHLKTNGYTIQLVASHVISDVHLFRKNNNLMDKTQIRHFTNAKGSWYILTFGEYDSRNKAQLNARKLPAKLTKLNPWIRPMSGLSSVG; via the coding sequence ATGAAAGAAGGAAAGACTCAGTTTGATGCTACCGCAAATCAACCAAGAATGTTATTTAAACCTGGTTCCTGGCTTGCCAAGATAGATTTTATCAATCATTTGATTCTGTTTAATAATGTATTGATTGCAGTTTTATCGGAAAAAGAAGGCGGTAAAACCTCGTTTAATGCCTTATTGCAAAATAATTTAGACCTGCAAATTAAATCAATCGCAATGACTGTTAAACCACCTTGTGATAGGGAAGCCATCATAAATGATATTGCTACCCAGCTGCACCTTAATAACGATGCACAAACTAATATGACCTCTATTGTGGCCCAGGTTAATGAGCGCAAGGCTCATGTTTTATTAGTTATTGATGATGCACAACATTTACCCGAAACCTTAATTAAAGAAGCAATGCTAGCCATCAAAAATCAGGATGATTTTGGCTTTTTTCATCTTTGTCTTATCTCTGATTATTCAGTAGTGGCAACACTTAACAGTTTAGCTGCTGACCACTTCAATAACTTGGTTCATACCATAGAACTAGGCTCATTAAACGAAAGCGAAACCAGAACTTATGTATTACAACGGGCAATGGGTGCTCATTTAATTAACAAACCGCTCACTGATACTCAATTTAAGCAGTTTTATCAGTTAACTAAAGGTAATCTGGCTAAAATTAACAGTAGTTTGGAGGCGTTTGTTTTTAATTGTTCTTCTCAAAAGAAAAACAACAAAACATTGGTTTTAAAACGAACAAGTCTGGCAATTGTCGCTACTTTAACTGTTGGCATTTCTTATCTTTATTTTGATGGTAACCCATATGTTACTGATGTATTCAGAGCATCAACCTTTGTTCAGAAAGAAGAGATTTCGCAGGACATTACTCATCCCGAACAATTTCCAAGCCATATTGCTTCATGGCAAGACTCTTCAATTCGACAGTTAGTCCATTATGCTTTGCCAAAAAAACAAGTTTTAGATGGTATGGAATTCGACGAGGATAACCTCAAAGGGTTAGCACTTGTCGATAAAGTAGTTGTTATTCCTACTATCAAACCAAAAAGTATTCATGATGAACCAGTTTCCCTTGTTGGGCGAAAAGTGGCAGAGTCCAAATTGGTTGCATTCAGAGAACATAGCATGGTGGTTAAAAAGCCAGATACTCACTTGAAAACGAATGGCTACACGATTCAATTGGTTGCAAGCCATGTAATTAGTGATGTGCATCTGTTCAGGAAAAATAATAACCTGATGGATAAAACACAGATCAGACATTTCACTAATGCAAAAGGATCCTGGTATATATTAACTTTCGGTGAGTACGACAGCAGAAATAAAGCACAACTCAATGCCAGAAAGTTACCTGCAAAACTGACTAAATTAAATCCATGGATTAGACCAATGTCTGGTCTTTCAAGTGTGGGTTAA
- the aroB gene encoding 3-dehydroquinate synthase — protein sequence MAKFEVYEQVDVSLPGYQYPIIICRGGLINPELLRGLVRSQQVLIVTNQTIAPLFLNYLQSVFLGIQCDVVILVDGEEYKNQQSLFVIYDSLIKNKHHRDTTLIALGGGVIGDLAGFAASTYQRGIRFVQIPTTLLAQVDASVGGKTAINHDSCKNMIGSFYQPHAVIIDLDTLKSLPEREFRAGLAEMIKYGLLAGGDFLKQLLRALEHDLTAQSRELPNLIAQCCHIKAKFVEEDERECGQRALLNLGHTFAHALETYTHYQRWLHGEAVAIGLYCAAVLSHKAGLIDMKVVEQIESMLRYAGLPHKIPRTIDLEKLRNLMSLDKKIKNNCLRFVVIKKPGDCYLDDKITEDCLYNTLITAVEGE from the coding sequence ATGGCGAAGTTTGAGGTTTATGAACAAGTTGATGTCTCTTTACCTGGATATCAATATCCTATAATTATATGTCGAGGTGGCTTGATTAACCCTGAGTTGTTGCGGGGTTTGGTGCGATCACAGCAGGTGTTGATAGTCACTAATCAAACTATTGCCCCACTTTTTTTAAATTATTTGCAATCTGTTTTTCTAGGGATTCAATGTGATGTAGTAATCTTGGTTGATGGTGAAGAATATAAGAATCAGCAAAGTTTATTTGTTATTTATGATTCATTAATAAAAAACAAACACCACCGAGATACGACTCTTATTGCCCTTGGAGGCGGAGTGATAGGTGATTTAGCTGGTTTTGCAGCATCTACCTATCAAAGAGGCATTCGTTTTGTACAAATACCAACCACACTGCTGGCGCAAGTAGACGCTTCAGTAGGTGGAAAAACAGCAATCAATCATGATTCATGTAAAAACATGATAGGCAGTTTTTATCAACCTCATGCCGTTATAATTGATTTGGATACCTTGAAATCCTTGCCAGAGCGAGAGTTTCGTGCGGGTCTTGCTGAAATGATAAAATATGGGTTATTAGCTGGAGGTGATTTTTTAAAACAACTTCTCCGGGCATTGGAACATGACTTAACTGCACAAAGTCGAGAGTTGCCAAATTTAATTGCTCAATGTTGTCATATTAAGGCGAAATTTGTAGAAGAAGATGAGAGGGAGTGCGGGCAGCGAGCTCTACTTAATCTCGGTCATACTTTTGCTCATGCTCTGGAAACTTACACGCATTACCAACGTTGGTTGCACGGTGAAGCGGTGGCTATAGGTTTGTATTGCGCTGCAGTTTTGTCTCATAAAGCAGGATTGATTGATATGAAAGTTGTTGAACAAATTGAATCCATGTTGCGCTATGCTGGTCTGCCACATAAGATTCCCCGAACCATTGATTTGGAAAAATTAAGAAATTTAATGAGTTTGGATAAAAAAATTAAAAATAATTGTCTACGCTTTGTTGTGATTAAAAAGCCCGGTGATTGTTATCTTGATGATAAGATAACAGAAGACTGTTTGTACAATACCCTCATTACTGCGGTTGAAGGAGAGTAA
- the aroK gene encoding shikimate kinase AroK, producing the protein MSIVKVRNIFLIGPMGAGKSTIGRALAKELKLEFFDSDEVIEERAGADISWIFDIEGEEGFRRREQKVIDELTQKTNIVLATGGGVVITPENRNALAGRGTVIYLKTSLQQQFERTKRDTKRPLLQTEDLEGRLESLRDEREPFYDELADVSFETDKLTVKAVANNIIKYIYGEV; encoded by the coding sequence ATGAGCATAGTTAAAGTACGAAATATTTTTCTCATTGGGCCCATGGGTGCAGGAAAAAGCACTATAGGTCGTGCTTTGGCAAAGGAGCTCAAATTAGAGTTTTTTGATTCTGATGAAGTCATAGAAGAGCGTGCTGGTGCTGATATATCGTGGATTTTTGATATAGAGGGTGAAGAGGGATTCAGACGCCGTGAACAGAAAGTTATTGATGAATTAACGCAAAAAACGAATATTGTTTTAGCTACAGGTGGCGGTGTGGTAATAACCCCAGAGAACAGAAATGCTCTTGCCGGGAGAGGCACAGTAATTTATCTGAAAACGTCACTTCAGCAACAATTTGAAAGAACCAAGCGCGACACAAAACGTCCATTATTACAAACGGAAGATCTTGAAGGAAGATTAGAGTCACTTAGAGATGAACGCGAACCATTTTATGATGAGTTGGCTGATGTTAGTTTTGAAACCGATAAATTAACGGTAAAGGCTGTTGCTAATAACATAATTAAATATATTTATGGCGAAGTTTGA
- the pilQ gene encoding type IV pilus secretin PilQ, producing MRTFIAILIISASIGVAFSRDNSLISVKVIPLPEDKVRIDFEFAKTLKQLPASFITQKPPRLILDFINSDMHLPLEQKMQHVKLGSVNSYNIVGVGERVRVMLELSRTVSYSGSVAGRVYSLVLNGKSNEIFEPAKEVFITNQVVNAKHSINHIDFRGIEKQGGRVLINVSDTSIPIDVTQTGKEVVVNFLNTKIPQQLMKRFDVSDFHSPAQVITMQQDRKNVRMTILNKGDYGHFVYQINNQFMVDIFPLTAEELHQAKLKKQVFTGKRISLNFQNINIRAVLQLLADFTGVNMVVSDNVKGDITLRLNDIPWDQALDIILTTQGLDKRRTGNVMLIDTKANLDKMEESKLKSQQIIQKLEPIRSDLLQINYAKAADLAILIKDKQNSLLSEKGKLSVDARTNTIWIQDTGTKIEEVRDLIKQLDIPVKQVLIEARIVEVSKDFSQDIGIRWGISRSPTLSGSLAGANQMQQAVATANVAPFAAAANVTPFTDRLNLDLIAAPANLANPATLGIALAKINDNILLDLELSALESEGRAELISSPRLITINQQAALIESGQEIPYQEATSSGATAVAFKKAVLSLKVTPQITPDNKILMDLQINQDTASPQTFNGVPAILTKEIQTNVLVNNGQTIVLGGIYTQDKTKTINRIPFFGELPVVGVLFRNKQVGINNNELLIFITPKIITNSLSITTIEGREKEVYK from the coding sequence TTGAGAACGTTCATTGCTATTTTAATAATAAGTGCCAGTATCGGAGTGGCATTTTCTAGAGATAATTCACTTATATCAGTTAAAGTAATCCCCTTACCGGAAGATAAGGTACGGATAGACTTTGAATTTGCTAAAACATTAAAACAGTTACCGGCAAGCTTCATTACTCAAAAGCCCCCAAGACTTATTTTGGATTTTATTAATTCAGACATGCATTTACCGTTAGAGCAGAAAATGCAACACGTGAAATTAGGTTCGGTAAATTCATACAACATTGTGGGGGTAGGTGAACGAGTCAGAGTTATGCTGGAACTATCTCGTACAGTATCTTACTCTGGTAGTGTTGCCGGTCGTGTTTATAGTCTTGTTTTAAACGGTAAAAGTAATGAGATCTTTGAGCCTGCAAAAGAAGTTTTTATAACGAATCAAGTGGTTAATGCGAAACATTCAATAAATCATATTGATTTTCGTGGCATAGAAAAACAAGGAGGAAGAGTGCTTATTAATGTTTCTGACACCAGTATTCCTATAGATGTAACCCAAACAGGTAAAGAAGTAGTGGTAAATTTTTTAAATACAAAAATTCCACAGCAACTTATGAAGCGCTTTGATGTATCTGATTTTCATAGTCCAGCGCAGGTCATTACCATGCAACAGGATAGAAAAAATGTGCGCATGACCATATTGAATAAGGGTGATTATGGCCATTTTGTGTATCAGATAAATAATCAGTTTATGGTCGATATATTTCCATTGACTGCGGAAGAACTTCACCAGGCAAAACTTAAAAAACAAGTATTTACGGGTAAAAGAATCTCTTTAAACTTCCAGAATATTAATATCCGTGCAGTTTTACAGCTGCTTGCTGATTTTACCGGAGTAAATATGGTGGTTAGCGATAACGTAAAGGGGGATATCACTTTAAGATTAAACGACATCCCTTGGGACCAGGCATTAGATATTATTTTGACAACCCAAGGTTTAGATAAGCGCAGAACGGGGAACGTGATGTTGATTGATACTAAAGCTAATCTCGATAAGATGGAAGAGTCAAAATTAAAAAGTCAACAAATCATTCAGAAATTAGAGCCTATACGTTCTGACTTATTACAAATCAACTATGCGAAAGCAGCTGATCTGGCAATTTTAATAAAAGACAAACAAAATTCACTACTGTCTGAAAAAGGTAAATTAAGCGTCGATGCCAGGACGAATACAATCTGGATTCAAGATACTGGAACAAAAATAGAAGAAGTAAGGGACTTGATCAAGCAATTAGATATTCCCGTGAAACAAGTATTGATTGAGGCACGTATAGTCGAAGTATCTAAAGATTTTAGCCAGGATATAGGAATCAGATGGGGTATTTCCAGATCTCCAACTTTAAGTGGTTCGCTAGCAGGTGCTAACCAAATGCAACAGGCTGTAGCAACGGCTAATGTAGCGCCATTCGCTGCAGCGGCCAATGTGACCCCCTTCACTGACAGATTAAACCTGGATCTAATTGCTGCACCAGCAAATCTTGCTAATCCAGCTACACTTGGTATCGCTTTGGCTAAAATTAATGATAATATATTACTCGATTTGGAGCTTTCTGCTCTGGAAAGTGAAGGACGTGCTGAGTTAATATCCAGCCCGAGACTGATTACTATTAACCAACAAGCAGCGCTGATAGAATCAGGACAAGAGATTCCATATCAAGAAGCCACCTCAAGTGGCGCTACTGCAGTAGCTTTTAAAAAGGCAGTACTGAGCTTGAAGGTGACTCCACAAATCACTCCAGACAATAAAATTTTAATGGATTTACAGATTAACCAAGACACTGCATCGCCTCAGACATTTAACGGGGTTCCTGCAATCCTTACCAAGGAGATACAGACCAATGTTTTGGTAAATAATGGCCAGACTATAGTTCTTGGGGGGATCTATACTCAAGATAAGACCAAGACGATCAATAGGATACCCTTTTTTGGTGAGTTACCAGTTGTAGGTGTTTTGTTCAGAAACAAACAGGTTGGAATAAATAACAATGAGTTGCTTATTTTCATTACCCCGAAAATAATAACTAATTCTTTGTCAATTACTACGATTGAAGGTCGGGAAAAAGAGGTATATAAATAA
- a CDS encoding pilus assembly protein PilP, with protein sequence MITKTKHIQLLLLSFIWLFLSACSGDNSDLIKYINDIKARPALAVEPIPKFAPLPIFKFPEHDNRRNPFKPIELKRQTDVFAPDQKRVKQPLEAFPLDSLKFAGTLKEGSQVWALIKQPNNQISRIRVGGYMGQNYGRVSVIKSELIKLEETIKNSGTWEKHMTTINLDTGIGS encoded by the coding sequence ATGATAACTAAAACAAAACACATCCAGCTTTTACTATTGAGCTTCATATGGTTATTTCTAAGTGCCTGTTCTGGTGATAATAGTGATCTTATAAAATATATTAATGACATAAAAGCCAGACCTGCTCTAGCAGTTGAACCAATTCCAAAATTTGCTCCCCTGCCCATTTTTAAATTTCCTGAACATGATAATCGACGCAACCCATTTAAGCCAATTGAACTTAAGAGACAGACTGATGTTTTTGCCCCAGACCAAAAAAGAGTCAAACAGCCTCTAGAGGCATTTCCCCTGGATTCTTTAAAATTTGCCGGTACCCTGAAAGAGGGAAGTCAGGTGTGGGCTCTAATAAAACAACCCAATAATCAAATTAGTCGAATTCGGGTTGGCGGTTATATGGGACAAAATTACGGTCGTGTTAGTGTTATTAAGAGTGAATTAATTAAATTGGAAGAAACAATTAAAAACTCTGGGACGTGGGAGAAACATATGACCACAATAAATTTAGATACAGGAATTGGTAGTTAG
- a CDS encoding type 4a pilus biogenesis protein PilO: MNKINLSELTLDNIGQWPIPVKIGVILGVSILIVALGYWLIIKANFEQYANLQTKEVSLKSDFESKQHQASNLQAYRNQLQLMNERFGTMLKQLPAKNEMPGLLEEISKTGIGAGLKFMLFAPQPEVEHDFYVELPIKITVTGSYMQLALFLSRVAEMNRIVTLHEFSVEGLPSADKKIVAEDVLVMSITAKIYRYRTQ; encoded by the coding sequence ATGAATAAAATCAACCTCAGTGAACTAACCCTCGATAATATTGGTCAATGGCCAATACCTGTAAAAATTGGGGTTATTTTGGGAGTCAGTATTTTAATTGTAGCACTTGGGTATTGGCTGATTATTAAAGCCAATTTTGAGCAATATGCTAATTTGCAGACAAAGGAAGTAAGTTTAAAGTCTGATTTCGAATCAAAACAGCATCAAGCATCTAACTTGCAAGCGTACCGCAATCAATTGCAGTTAATGAATGAACGTTTTGGAACAATGCTGAAACAGCTTCCAGCAAAAAATGAAATGCCTGGTTTATTGGAAGAAATTTCTAAAACAGGAATAGGTGCAGGATTGAAATTTATGCTATTCGCCCCTCAACCTGAGGTGGAACATGATTTTTATGTTGAATTACCAATAAAAATTACGGTAACAGGGAGTTACATGCAATTAGCCCTTTTCTTAAGCCGTGTCGCTGAAATGAATCGAATTGTCACCCTACATGAGTTTAGTGTTGAAGGATTGCCTTCCGCAGATAAGAAAATTGTCGCTGAGGATGTACTTGTGATGAGCATCACGGCTAAAATATATAGATATCGAACACAATGA
- a CDS encoding PilN domain-containing protein: MTQINLLPWREQKREQEKKVFTTILIASSVFAAFIVIIVNYYASELVSNQTSRNQILQKEINSLEAQIKEINALTLIRKALISRMSIVQNLQSTRTLMVHLFDELIQILPQGIYVTKLERKNDMVNLWGYSESNTNISILMRNIETNVWIQNPNLTEIKKMDNKQPANNEFKLSFILKSKY, encoded by the coding sequence ATGACTCAAATCAACCTGCTTCCATGGCGTGAGCAAAAACGTGAGCAAGAAAAAAAGGTATTTACGACGATATTGATTGCCAGTTCAGTTTTCGCAGCTTTTATTGTTATTATCGTGAATTACTATGCTTCTGAATTAGTAAGTAATCAAACCTCAAGAAATCAAATTTTGCAAAAAGAAATAAATTCATTGGAAGCTCAGATCAAGGAAATAAACGCTTTGACGCTAATCAGAAAAGCACTTATTTCCAGAATGTCTATAGTTCAGAATCTACAATCCACCAGAACGCTAATGGTTCATTTATTTGATGAATTAATCCAAATATTGCCTCAGGGTATCTATGTTACTAAACTAGAAAGAAAGAATGACATGGTCAATCTTTGGGGGTATTCTGAATCGAATACAAATATCTCTATTTTAATGAGAAATATAGAAACTAATGTCTGGATTCAGAATCCCAATCTGACAGAGATTAAAAAAATGGATAATAAACAGCCTGCAAATAATGAATTTAAATTAAGTTTTATACTTAAATCTAAATACTAG
- the pilM gene encoding type IV pilus assembly protein PilM — translation MLKLFQSRQHSILGVDISSSSVKILEISSSGDGVCVESYGRELLPLNALDGNVIKDIEAVSNCIKKLIVNARLTCKKVALAVPDSAVISKVVQINDGLNNEEMEELIAIEADKYIPYPIDEINLDFEILGHSAKNSAMLDVLIVASRAENVNSRVEAVNRAGLTATIVDVESYAVERAAQQLAMPAGGQDKIVAIIDIGARFSHLFVLHGMKLVFSREEKFGSIQLVDAIAEHYQMTQQQVIEAQAQRTLPDDYDSEVLEPFKETLLLQVKRTLQFFYSTSQDGFVDHILLAGGLARQPDLATLIQEQLGVSTTVANPLSHMSFSEKIDIAAVTQDAPSLMVACGLALRNME, via the coding sequence GTGCTCAAACTCTTTCAATCCAGGCAGCACTCCATCTTGGGAGTAGACATAAGCTCATCATCAGTGAAAATATTAGAAATTTCCAGCTCTGGAGATGGGGTTTGTGTTGAAAGTTATGGGCGTGAATTATTACCCTTAAATGCTCTTGACGGAAATGTGATTAAGGATATTGAAGCGGTATCAAACTGTATTAAAAAACTTATTGTTAATGCACGTTTGACCTGTAAAAAAGTGGCATTAGCTGTTCCTGATTCTGCAGTTATCAGTAAAGTGGTACAAATCAACGATGGTTTAAATAATGAGGAAATGGAAGAGCTGATTGCTATAGAGGCTGATAAGTACATCCCATATCCGATAGATGAAATTAATCTTGACTTTGAAATTCTAGGTCATTCTGCAAAAAACTCAGCAATGTTAGACGTACTAATAGTTGCCTCAAGGGCCGAAAATGTAAACAGTCGTGTGGAAGCAGTAAATCGTGCGGGGTTAACCGCAACAATTGTTGATGTGGAGTCTTATGCAGTTGAGCGTGCAGCGCAACAGCTGGCAATGCCAGCTGGGGGGCAAGATAAAATAGTAGCAATTATTGATATTGGGGCAAGGTTCAGTCATTTGTTCGTATTGCATGGAATGAAGTTAGTCTTCTCAAGAGAGGAGAAGTTTGGGAGTATCCAACTTGTTGATGCTATTGCTGAACATTACCAAATGACACAACAGCAAGTCATCGAGGCTCAAGCTCAAAGAACATTACCTGATGATTATGATTCTGAGGTATTAGAGCCTTTTAAAGAAACGCTTTTATTACAGGTAAAACGTACTTTACAGTTTTTCTATTCTACCAGTCAGGATGGTTTTGTGGATCATATTTTACTCGCTGGCGGGTTGGCCAGGCAGCCAGATCTTGCTACGTTAATTCAAGAGCAGCTCGGTGTGAGTACTACAGTTGCAAACCCTTTATCTCACATGTCTTTTAGTGAAAAAATTGATATTGCGGCTGTAACCCAAGATGCTCCTTCTTTAATGGTGGCCTGTGGCTTGGCTCTAAGAAATATGGAGTGA